From one Rhopalosiphum padi isolate XX-2018 chromosome 2, ASM2088224v1, whole genome shotgun sequence genomic stretch:
- the LOC132922340 gene encoding RNA-binding protein Musashi homolog 2 isoform X1, which yields MTDPLFFSLNLGVDQMATLAEHAADFSGMLAASGMGMPQPMTAAPVPLAMHPHHQSVRGPLPGLVKIAQPQPTAVSAANKAGSPLQNGNQSAQDVAAVVAAQQQQQQQQQQQQQLQQQAIIGGGKQNGAVAVEQMVSAPSPSGRSTPNSSTEGTSAKLFVGGLSWQTSADKLKQYFGMFGDVTNVLIMKDPITQRSRGFGFITFSDAETVEKVLAVPIHTLDGKKIDPKHATPKNRPKAGSKTKKIFVGGVSQDTTADEVKAYFSQFGKVEETVMLMDQHTKRHRGFGFVTFENDDIVDTICEIHFHTIKNKKVECKKAQPKELVQPTAAAAAGLLLGKRPVLVGGPLGVRVAAAPVTQASHQLAAVQQAQAQAQAQAQAAAAAVAAHNYNKLFATYPGLASYRYAPYPVPVSAAAAPQPAAAAPQPVPTAAAATQAAYPAYSLSGIDMSGFQGIDWSSMYGMGGMYV from the exons TTTGGGAGTGGATCAAATGGCTACGTTGGCCGAACACGCGGCTGACTTCAGCGGCATGTTGGCCGCGAGTGGCATGGGCATGCCGCAGCCGATGACCGCCGCACCTGTGCCGCTTGCCATGCACCCGCACCACCAGTCGGTGCGCGGCCCTCTGCCGGGCCTTGTAAAAATCGCTCAGCCTCAACCGACGGCGGTGTCGGCGGCCAACAAGGCGGGTTCGCCACTACAAAACGGCAACCAATCGGCTCAAGACGTCGCGGCCGTAGTAGCCgcacaacagcaacagcaacaacaacagcaacagcaacagcaactaCAGCAACAGGCCATCATCGGCGGTGGTAAACAAAACGGCGCCGTGGCGGTCGAACAGATGGTTTCGGCACCATCGCCCAGCGGCCGGTCCACACCAAACAGCAGTACCGAAGGCACGTCGGCCAAACTGTTCGTCGGTGGTCTCAGTTGGCAGACGTCAGCCGACAAGCTCAAACAATACTTTGGCATGTTTGGTGACGTGACCAACGTACTCATCATGAAAGACCCAATCACGCAG AGGAGTCGCGGATTTGGATTCATCACGTTCTCGGATGCGGAAACTGTGGAGAAAGTGTTGGCCGTGCCCATACACACGTTGGACGGCAAGAAGATCGACCCGAAACACGCGACGCCCAAGAACCGCCCAAAGGCCGGCAGCAAGACCAAAAAGATATTCGTAGGCGGTGTCAGCCAGGACACCACCGCAGACGAGGTAAAAGCGTACTTCAGCCAGTTTGGCAAGGTGGAGGAGACGGTGATGCTGATGGACCAACACACCAAGCGTCATCGCGGCTTCGGGTTCGTCACGTTCGAGAACGATGACATTGTGGACACGATATGCGAGATTCACTTCCACACGATCAAGAACAAGAAGGTGGAGTGCAAGAAGGCACAGCCCAAGGAACTAGTGCAGCCAACGGCCGCGGCCGCCGCGGGTCTGTTGCTGGGCAAGCGCCCCGTGTTGGTCGGTGGACCGCTCGGCGTCCGTGTAGCTGCCGCTCCAGTGACACAGGCCAGCCACCAACTGGCGGCCGTGCAACAAGCCCAGGCACAGGCCCAGGCCCAGGCTCAAGCCGCCGCGGCCGCGGTGGCCGCACACAACTACAACAAGCTGTTCGCCACGTACCCAGGACTGGCCAGCTACCGTTATGCCCCGTATCCAGTGCCGGTGTCCGCAGCAGCGGCCCCGCAGCCAGCAGCCGCCGCCCCGCAACCAGTGCCCACAGCCGCTGCGGCCACGCAGGCCGCGTATCCGGCCTACAGCCTGTCCGGCATCGACATGAGTGGCTTCCAAGGCATCGACTGGTCGTCCATGTATGGCATGGGTGGCATGTACGTTTAG
- the LOC132922340 gene encoding RNA-binding protein Musashi homolog 2 isoform X2, giving the protein MATLAEHAADFSGMLAASGMGMPQPMTAAPVPLAMHPHHQSVRGPLPGLVKIAQPQPTAVSAANKAGSPLQNGNQSAQDVAAVVAAQQQQQQQQQQQQQLQQQAIIGGGKQNGAVAVEQMVSAPSPSGRSTPNSSTEGTSAKLFVGGLSWQTSADKLKQYFGMFGDVTNVLIMKDPITQRSRGFGFITFSDAETVEKVLAVPIHTLDGKKIDPKHATPKNRPKAGSKTKKIFVGGVSQDTTADEVKAYFSQFGKVEETVMLMDQHTKRHRGFGFVTFENDDIVDTICEIHFHTIKNKKVECKKAQPKELVQPTAAAAAGLLLGKRPVLVGGPLGVRVAAAPVTQASHQLAAVQQAQAQAQAQAQAAAAAVAAHNYNKLFATYPGLASYRYAPYPVPVSAAAAPQPAAAAPQPVPTAAAATQAAYPAYSLSGIDMSGFQGIDWSSMYGMGGMYV; this is encoded by the exons ATGGCTACGTTGGCCGAACACGCGGCTGACTTCAGCGGCATGTTGGCCGCGAGTGGCATGGGCATGCCGCAGCCGATGACCGCCGCACCTGTGCCGCTTGCCATGCACCCGCACCACCAGTCGGTGCGCGGCCCTCTGCCGGGCCTTGTAAAAATCGCTCAGCCTCAACCGACGGCGGTGTCGGCGGCCAACAAGGCGGGTTCGCCACTACAAAACGGCAACCAATCGGCTCAAGACGTCGCGGCCGTAGTAGCCgcacaacagcaacagcaacaacaacagcaacagcaacagcaactaCAGCAACAGGCCATCATCGGCGGTGGTAAACAAAACGGCGCCGTGGCGGTCGAACAGATGGTTTCGGCACCATCGCCCAGCGGCCGGTCCACACCAAACAGCAGTACCGAAGGCACGTCGGCCAAACTGTTCGTCGGTGGTCTCAGTTGGCAGACGTCAGCCGACAAGCTCAAACAATACTTTGGCATGTTTGGTGACGTGACCAACGTACTCATCATGAAAGACCCAATCACGCAG AGGAGTCGCGGATTTGGATTCATCACGTTCTCGGATGCGGAAACTGTGGAGAAAGTGTTGGCCGTGCCCATACACACGTTGGACGGCAAGAAGATCGACCCGAAACACGCGACGCCCAAGAACCGCCCAAAGGCCGGCAGCAAGACCAAAAAGATATTCGTAGGCGGTGTCAGCCAGGACACCACCGCAGACGAGGTAAAAGCGTACTTCAGCCAGTTTGGCAAGGTGGAGGAGACGGTGATGCTGATGGACCAACACACCAAGCGTCATCGCGGCTTCGGGTTCGTCACGTTCGAGAACGATGACATTGTGGACACGATATGCGAGATTCACTTCCACACGATCAAGAACAAGAAGGTGGAGTGCAAGAAGGCACAGCCCAAGGAACTAGTGCAGCCAACGGCCGCGGCCGCCGCGGGTCTGTTGCTGGGCAAGCGCCCCGTGTTGGTCGGTGGACCGCTCGGCGTCCGTGTAGCTGCCGCTCCAGTGACACAGGCCAGCCACCAACTGGCGGCCGTGCAACAAGCCCAGGCACAGGCCCAGGCCCAGGCTCAAGCCGCCGCGGCCGCGGTGGCCGCACACAACTACAACAAGCTGTTCGCCACGTACCCAGGACTGGCCAGCTACCGTTATGCCCCGTATCCAGTGCCGGTGTCCGCAGCAGCGGCCCCGCAGCCAGCAGCCGCCGCCCCGCAACCAGTGCCCACAGCCGCTGCGGCCACGCAGGCCGCGTATCCGGCCTACAGCCTGTCCGGCATCGACATGAGTGGCTTCCAAGGCATCGACTGGTCGTCCATGTATGGCATGGGTGGCATGTACGTTTAG